In a genomic window of Methanosarcina horonobensis HB-1 = JCM 15518:
- a CDS encoding PGF-pre-PGF domain-containing protein yields the protein MTASCGIGSAYTETRITTNTAEQTNPSIWSNYIVWQDTRNGGSDIYLQDLSTKVQTRVTSNVDAEYPCVSGDKIVWQDKRNGNWDIYMYEISSKKTTRITTNTADQTLPGVYGNYIVWTDTRNGGADIYLEDMSTKNETWLTSGTGATNPTIYGNKIAWQTVEDQALDKIILYDISTKRTTEITYGMILDFSMYENQIIYNDMYTGLVTTLYDFSAKKSIELPLMFVKDPAIYSNKIVFTDNPDGNYDIYMITLDSEVPNADFFASATSGNAPLAVTFTDKSTESPNSWNWSFGDGTSSAEKNPVHTYDKAGNYIVNLTVSNENGNTSKTLEIIVQEVKVIPTANFKTNVTSGYAPLTVQFTDLSENSTGRSWDFNSDWKGDSGEANPVYTFSNPGTYSVNLTSINENGTSTKTVTITVEMKNISDENSGDTNSSDPSGSSPGSSDSDNSSDSGSFNNSSDSSDSSDSSDPRSSSDSSGSSGGSHSSGSSQRSSGSSGGGTGGSPEPQKNVEIKDTTKVFIPNDQQVTFNFTNDATVVNFITFTSEKTMGKTTAIAEDLKNKSTLVSSLPEGTIYRSFNVWVGNAGYGSSDKIIDAGISFKVEKFWIRENNVDPASVILYKYDDKNKEWVQLTVEQTGEDDENLYFTAETPGYGSFVIAGAPTLQVQEEANLPAENRTVGSVALAENETGNPDQSQKKNTLLSIGIVAGSLIVVGVIAWSMRKK from the coding sequence TTGACTGCAAGTTGTGGAATAGGTTCTGCATATACAGAAACCAGGATAACTACTAATACAGCTGAACAAACAAACCCTTCAATTTGGAGTAATTATATTGTTTGGCAGGATACCCGCAATGGTGGGTCTGATATTTACCTGCAGGATCTTTCAACGAAAGTGCAAACAAGGGTTACTTCAAACGTCGATGCAGAATATCCCTGCGTATCCGGAGACAAGATTGTATGGCAGGATAAGAGGAATGGAAATTGGGACATATATATGTACGAGATTTCCAGCAAGAAGACTACCAGAATAACTACGAACACGGCAGATCAAACATTACCAGGAGTGTATGGCAATTACATTGTTTGGACCGATACTCGTAATGGCGGAGCTGATATTTACCTGGAAGATATGTCTACTAAAAATGAAACTTGGCTTACATCAGGCACTGGAGCAACTAATCCTACTATCTATGGTAACAAGATAGCCTGGCAGACTGTAGAGGATCAAGCCTTAGATAAAATTATATTATATGATATTTCCACGAAACGGACAACTGAAATTACCTATGGTATGATACTTGACTTTTCAATGTATGAGAATCAGATAATTTACAATGATATGTATACAGGATTAGTTACTACCTTGTATGATTTTTCTGCTAAAAAGTCGATTGAACTACCGCTTATGTTCGTTAAAGACCCTGCGATCTACAGCAACAAAATAGTGTTCACTGATAATCCTGACGGTAATTATGATATTTACATGATTACCCTTGATTCAGAAGTTCCAAATGCTGATTTTTTTGCCTCCGCGACTTCAGGAAATGCACCGCTAGCAGTGACATTTACCGATAAAAGTACAGAATCACCAAATTCATGGAACTGGAGTTTTGGGGACGGGACATCTTCCGCAGAAAAGAATCCGGTGCACACATACGATAAAGCCGGGAATTATATCGTCAACTTAACAGTAAGCAATGAAAATGGAAACACCTCAAAGACATTAGAAATAATCGTGCAGGAAGTAAAAGTTATTCCCACAGCAAACTTCAAAACTAATGTCACAAGCGGCTATGCTCCTCTTACTGTACAGTTTACAGACTTATCTGAGAATTCAACCGGAAGATCCTGGGACTTCAACAGTGACTGGAAGGGTGACAGTGGTGAAGCAAATCCAGTTTATACATTTTCAAATCCAGGGACGTACAGTGTTAACCTGACTTCAATCAATGAAAACGGAACTTCTACAAAAACAGTTACAATAACCGTAGAAATGAAAAATATTAGTGATGAAAATAGTGGTGACACCAACTCCAGCGATCCTTCTGGCAGTTCACCCGGTTCTTCGGACTCTGACAATTCATCTGATTCCGGTAGTTTCAACAACTCTTCCGATTCTTCGGACTCTTCCGATTCTTCCGACCCTCGTAGTTCCAGTGATTCTTCCGGTTCATCTGGTGGGTCTCACAGCTCAGGCAGCAGCCAACGCAGTTCCGGTAGCTCCGGTGGTGGAACTGGTGGATCTCCTGAACCTCAAAAGAACGTCGAAATTAAAGATACTACAAAAGTTTTTATTCCTAATGATCAGCAGGTGACTTTTAACTTCACAAACGATGCAACTGTTGTCAATTTCATCACCTTTACATCTGAGAAAACAATGGGCAAGACAACTGCCATTGCCGAGGATCTGAAAAACAAATCTACTCTGGTTTCAAGCCTGCCTGAAGGAACTATCTACAGGTCATTCAATGTCTGGGTCGGTAATGCAGGGTATGGCAGCTCTGACAAGATCATAGATGCTGGTATTTCATTCAAAGTGGAGAAATTCTGGATCCGGGAGAATAATGTGGATCCAGCTTCTGTCATCCTCTACAAGTACGATGACAAGAATAAGGAATGGGTACAGCTTACAGTTGAACAGACCGGAGAAGACGACGAGAACCTGTACTTCACAGCTGAGACTCCTGGTTATGGATCATTCGTAATTGCTGGAGCTCCTACTCTCCAGGTCCAGGAAGAAGCTAACCTCCCAGCTGAAAACAGGACTGTAGGGTCCGTAGCTCTTGCAGAGAATGAAACTGGAAACCCTGATCAGTCTCAGAAGAAGAACACACTGTTAAGTATTGGGATCGTGGCAGGGTCTCTAATAGTAGTTGGCGTAATAGCATGGAGTATGAGGAAGAAGTGA
- a CDS encoding PGF-pre-PGF domain-containing protein: protein MNETVTPTPEPTPTPEPTPTPEETPTEDSGSSLGGSHHSSSGRSGGGGGTGGALEPQKNVETKDTTKVFIPGDKSVYFNFTNDVTFVESISFTSEKTVGKTTAIVENLKDKPALVSSLPEGEVYKSFNVWVENGGYEDSDNIQNAVINFKVEKPWIKENDIDQSSIVLYKYDDKKKEWEKTTVTLSSEDNQFLYFTANVPGYSSFVITGDAGEKEEQSTVASESVGTVKKTNLGDNTSTITAKATERNEKAPGFELVLVLVSLLCTFLKSKEM, encoded by the coding sequence ATGAACGAGACTGTCACTCCGACACCAGAACCGACACCTACTCCAGAGCCGACCCCAACCCCTGAAGAAACTCCAACTGAAGACAGTGGAAGCAGTTTAGGAGGAAGTCATCACAGCTCATCAGGTAGATCTGGTGGCGGTGGTGGCACTGGAGGAGCCCTTGAACCTCAAAAGAATGTCGAAACTAAAGATACAACAAAAGTTTTCATTCCTGGCGATAAATCTGTTTATTTCAACTTTACAAATGATGTAACTTTTGTTGAGTCTATCAGCTTTACTTCTGAGAAGACTGTAGGTAAAACTACAGCTATTGTCGAAAATCTCAAGGACAAACCTGCTCTGGTTTCAAGCCTGCCTGAGGGTGAAGTCTATAAGTCCTTTAACGTGTGGGTAGAAAACGGCGGTTATGAAGACTCCGACAATATTCAGAATGCAGTTATAAACTTCAAGGTTGAAAAGCCATGGATTAAGGAAAATGACATAGACCAATCTTCTATTGTGCTGTACAAATATGATGACAAGAAGAAGGAATGGGAGAAGACAACAGTAACTTTATCAAGTGAAGACAATCAATTCCTTTATTTCACGGCAAATGTACCTGGCTATTCTTCTTTCGTTATTACAGGAGACGCAGGAGAGAAAGAAGAACAAAGTACAGTAGCATCAGAATCTGTTGGAACAGTTAAAAAAACTAATTTAGGCGACAACACAAGCACAATTACAGCTAAAGCTACTGAAAGAAATGAAAAGGCTCCAGGGTTTGAATTAGTACTTGTACTCGTTTCTTTATTGTGTACGTTCCTGAAATCTAAGGAGATGTGA
- a CDS encoding NosD domain-containing protein, which yields MGDGAKVDAWSKSSLVKGTNIIGGGPYIGGNYWATPVGDGFSQTHHDNNSDGIAEEAYNINSGYRMRTEVTLSKQVPISLLIISLW from the coding sequence ATGGGTGATGGTGCTAAAGTCGATGCCTGGAGCAAGAGCTCTCTAGTGAAAGGCACTAACATTATAGGAGGAGGCCCGTACATTGGCGGGAACTACTGGGCTACTCCGGTAGGAGATGGCTTTTCACAGACTCATCATGATAATAACAGCGATGGGATAGCTGAAGAAGCGTATAATATAAATTCTGGATACCGGATGAGAACGGAGGTAACGCTGTCGAAGCAAGTTCCGATATCGTTGTTGATTATTTCCCTCTGGTAA